The nucleotide sequence GCACCCCTTTACCGAAGGGGGCGGGAGAAAGTGCTATAATTCCCGAAAAAAAGGAACGATATGGAGTGCGAATTTCCGACGGTCAATGCCAACAGCGATGAGATCAAGGCGATGTTTGAAGCGACGAAGACGATCGCCGTTCTGGGGCTCTCCCCGGACGAGAGCAAGGACAGCCACCGTGTAGCGAAATACCTCAAAGAGGCAGGCTTCAAGATCGTCCCGGTGTACCCGAAAGAGGATGAGATCCTCGGTGAAAAGGTTTACCGCTCCCTGGCCGAGATCCCCTTCCCGGTCGATATGGTCGATATCTTCCGCAAGCCGGCGGCCCTGGATGCCGTCGCGGATGCCTGCATCGCGCGCGGCGACGTGAAGTTTTTCTGGGCGCAAAAAGGGATCGTCAATAACGCTGCAGCCGAAAAAGCGGAGCAGGCGGGCATGAAAGTCGTCCAGAACCACTGTACGATGGTCGAACACCGCCACCTTCTGGGGTAACGCCGTTGTTCCCTTTCAGCAAGATCGAACAG is from Sulfurimonas sp. HSL-1656 and encodes:
- a CDS encoding CoA-binding protein; the protein is MECEFPTVNANSDEIKAMFEATKTIAVLGLSPDESKDSHRVAKYLKEAGFKIVPVYPKEDEILGEKVYRSLAEIPFPVDMVDIFRKPAALDAVADACIARGDVKFFWAQKGIVNNAAAEKAEQAGMKVVQNHCTMVEHRHLLG